One Halorientalis litorea DNA segment encodes these proteins:
- a CDS encoding sensor histidine kinase: MLGGPVEFVYAGLPILTVLVGSVVLYWIRSRFWDARGAKWYTATLLVGGVWMLALAGYVLATDPTRQRQLAVLARTFGILSLVVWSLFLSRYTGTQLHRRRWFRALAALASVSFPVLAVTNGFHGLLYTGWVQASTPFPHTFGVFGPAYAAVVALVAAVNGYAFFVLVRYLLSTPNQSDVRITAVVLAGLSIPVAELLGVAGVFPADGIGHAGYGALPFVTLATVGLFRFSLLDVRPVARNTVIGDLRDPVLVLDGDSRVVDFNRASSRIWSGLETHVGDPFETVCPTLAERLTLPDGEASTSAQVVLSVDGSDRHFSVTVSRTEQATNGVGWYSVLLRDVTELERSRWQLEKQNDRLDQVASTISHDLRNPINVADGNTELLRTMIDDDGIPPERVADAADKLAKTRETHERMEEIIDDVLTIAREGKTVEDTERLSLVAVAREAWGNVGTGDAALTITGDRTLRAERSKLLRIFENLFRNSVEHGSTGSQNSGRSDDSVDHGPAEVTVEVGPTPDGFFVTDDGPGIPESHHENVFEYGYTTTDQGTGLGLSIVRTMAESHGWTVELDDSHDGTRFVFDTSGESRSADARDESAAP, from the coding sequence ATGCTCGGTGGCCCCGTCGAATTCGTATACGCAGGGCTTCCGATACTCACCGTCCTCGTCGGGTCGGTCGTTCTGTACTGGATACGGTCGCGGTTCTGGGACGCTCGGGGCGCGAAGTGGTACACGGCGACGCTCCTCGTGGGTGGCGTCTGGATGCTGGCACTGGCCGGCTACGTCCTCGCGACGGACCCGACACGGCAACGCCAGTTGGCAGTCCTCGCTCGGACGTTCGGTATCCTCTCGCTGGTCGTGTGGTCCCTGTTCCTCAGTCGGTACACGGGCACACAGCTTCACCGCCGCCGCTGGTTTCGGGCTCTCGCGGCTTTAGCGTCGGTCAGTTTCCCCGTCTTGGCGGTCACGAACGGATTCCACGGGCTGCTGTACACGGGATGGGTCCAAGCGTCGACGCCGTTCCCGCACACGTTCGGCGTCTTCGGCCCGGCGTACGCCGCCGTCGTCGCACTCGTCGCCGCCGTCAACGGCTACGCGTTCTTCGTGCTGGTTCGGTATCTGCTCTCGACGCCCAACCAATCGGACGTTCGCATCACCGCTGTCGTGCTGGCTGGCCTCTCCATCCCGGTCGCAGAACTGCTCGGCGTGGCTGGCGTGTTCCCCGCCGACGGCATCGGACACGCCGGGTACGGAGCACTCCCGTTCGTCACGCTTGCCACGGTCGGTCTCTTTCGGTTCAGCCTGCTGGACGTGCGACCCGTCGCACGCAACACCGTCATCGGTGACCTCCGTGACCCCGTCCTCGTTCTCGACGGCGACTCGCGGGTCGTCGACTTCAACCGTGCGAGTAGCCGCATCTGGTCGGGACTGGAGACCCACGTCGGAGACCCCTTCGAGACGGTCTGTCCTACCCTCGCCGAACGCCTCACGCTCCCGGACGGAGAAGCGAGTACCAGCGCGCAAGTCGTCCTCTCGGTCGACGGGTCGGACCGGCACTTCTCGGTCACCGTCTCACGGACCGAGCAGGCGACCAACGGGGTCGGTTGGTACTCGGTGTTGCTCCGGGACGTGACGGAGTTAGAGCGGTCCCGGTGGCAACTCGAAAAGCAGAACGACCGCCTCGACCAGGTGGCCTCGACCATCTCCCACGACCTGCGCAACCCCATCAACGTCGCCGACGGGAACACCGAACTCCTGCGAACGATGATAGACGACGACGGCATTCCACCGGAGCGGGTCGCCGACGCCGCCGACAAACTCGCCAAGACTCGCGAGACACACGAGCGGATGGAGGAGATAATCGACGACGTGTTGACCATCGCCCGCGAGGGCAAAACCGTCGAGGACACCGAGCGGCTCTCGCTGGTGGCGGTCGCCCGTGAGGCCTGGGGCAACGTCGGCACCGGCGACGCCGCGCTCACCATCACCGGCGACCGGACCCTCCGAGCCGAGCGGAGCAAACTGCTGCGTATCTTCGAGAACCTCTTTCGCAACAGCGTCGAGCACGGCTCGACAGGCAGTCAGAACTCGGGGCGGTCTGACGACAGTGTCGACCACGGCCCCGCGGAGGTGACCGTCGAAGTCGGTCCGACTCCCGACGGGTTCTTCGTCACCGACGACGGCCCCGGCATCCCCGAGAGTCACCACGAGAACGTCTTCGAGTACGGCTACACGACAACCGACCAAGGTACCGGCCTCGGCCTCTCCATCGTCCGCACCATGGCCGAATCCCACGGCTGGACCGTCGAACTCGACGACTCCCACGACGGCACTCGCTTCGTGTTCGACACCAGCGGAGAATCGAGGTCCGCCGACGCCCGGGACGAGTCGGCCGCCCCGTGA
- a CDS encoding DUF192 domain-containing protein, which translates to MRIVHDPDGEQRTLATTVDTADSVRQKVVGLMGRSSLPEDYALVFPFDDASRRVIHTLFVRTPIDVVWLDGDRVVHVKTLSPWTGLGMASADTVVEFPAGTAADVAVGDDIVVEA; encoded by the coding sequence ATGCGTATCGTTCACGACCCGGACGGCGAGCAGCGGACGCTGGCGACGACTGTCGACACGGCGGACTCCGTCCGGCAGAAAGTCGTCGGTCTGATGGGTCGGTCGTCGCTCCCCGAGGACTACGCACTCGTGTTCCCGTTCGACGACGCCAGCCGCAGAGTCATCCACACCCTGTTCGTCCGCACTCCCATCGACGTGGTGTGGCTCGACGGCGACCGCGTCGTCCACGTCAAGACGCTCTCGCCGTGGACGGGTCTCGGGATGGCGAGTGCCGACACCGTCGTCGAGTTCCCCGCCGGAACCGCCGCCGACGTGGCAGTCGGTGACGACATCGTCGTCGAGGCGTAA